Proteins from a genomic interval of Stenotrophomonas maltophilia:
- a CDS encoding alpha/beta hydrolase, with translation MQRVRGWSVAACLAVSGCAMSVAPPAAQNEAKESAVAATPGVVLPDTEALRVHDPIGRDYPVWVALPADYAAHPEKHYPVLYVTDALYSFPLVRSVRNMVGQKGVNLEDFILVGLPPQEGLTSKQSRSRDYTPSDPARTDPRDYSDDVSYGGAAHYRDFLAEQVLPMIDARYRTDPARRAYAGHSYGGLFGAYVLTTRPDMFRTYILSSPSLWFDNHLVPRLQAEATTPAQPTTVVLSVGSFETVKPEPRYFTRNDMLRHNAEFAEQLRGSGRSLKVENMVIDDEDHFTVYPDMITRALLKVFPGTGPYSSG, from the coding sequence ATGCAGCGTGTGCGTGGATGGAGTGTGGCGGCCTGCCTGGCCGTGAGTGGCTGTGCGATGTCGGTGGCACCGCCGGCAGCGCAGAATGAAGCGAAGGAAAGTGCGGTCGCCGCCACGCCGGGCGTGGTACTGCCGGATACCGAGGCATTGCGCGTGCACGATCCAATCGGCCGTGATTATCCGGTCTGGGTGGCGTTGCCGGCCGACTACGCCGCGCATCCGGAAAAGCACTACCCGGTGCTGTACGTGACCGATGCGCTTTACAGCTTCCCGCTGGTGCGCAGCGTGCGCAACATGGTGGGGCAGAAGGGCGTCAACCTGGAGGATTTCATCCTGGTCGGGCTGCCGCCGCAGGAGGGCCTGACCTCCAAGCAGAGCCGCTCGCGCGATTACACGCCCAGCGACCCGGCGCGTACCGATCCGCGTGACTACAGTGATGACGTCAGCTATGGCGGCGCGGCGCACTACCGCGATTTCCTCGCCGAGCAGGTGCTGCCGATGATCGACGCGCGCTATCGCACCGATCCGGCGCGGCGCGCCTATGCGGGTCATTCCTACGGAGGCCTGTTCGGCGCCTATGTGCTGACCACGCGCCCGGACATGTTCCGCACCTACATCCTGTCCAGCCCGTCGCTGTGGTTCGACAACCATCTTGTGCCGCGCCTGCAGGCCGAGGCAACGACGCCCGCGCAGCCGACCACGGTGGTGCTGTCAGTCGGCAGCTTCGAGACGGTCAAGCCCGAACCGCGCTATTTCACCCGCAACGACATGCTGCGCCACAACGCCGAATTCGCCGAGCAGCTGCGCGGCAGCGGGCGATCGTTGAAGGTGGAGAACATGGTGATCGATGACGAGGACCACTTCACCGTGTATCCGGACATGATCACCCGCGCGCTGTTGAAGGTGTTTCCGGGTACCGGACCGTACAGCAGCGGTTGA
- the tolB gene encoding Tol-Pal system beta propeller repeat protein TolB — translation MKKMPRWLAVFAALLLPFAAVAQQKGLDIDIIGGNASALPITIVPMPYQGSAAAPQTDVAGVVRADLERSGQFRTLPEAQIVEKPVRGGDIQFATWRALKQNYIVVGRVLDAGAGAYRVEYELFDVPKGERLLGLAMTARGNAMRDVAHQMADAIYEKITGVRGAFWTRIAYVTASGKGDAMRYALMVADSDGYNPQTIVRSAEPLLSPSWSPDGSKLAYVSFERGNSAIYIQNIGTGARELVTSFRGINSAPAFSPDGRKLALTLSRSGNPEIYVMDLGSKQLTQLTNHFAIDTEPTWAPDGSAVYFTSDRGGRPQVYKVGAGGGSAERVTFQGNYNAKPSVSYDGKKIAVAQGSGNSYKIAMMDSSLGSPRWSTLSPGSLDESPSFAPNASMVLYAAREGGRGVLYAVSADARVRQRLVLADGDVREPAWSPYRTQR, via the coding sequence ATGAAAAAGATGCCTCGCTGGCTTGCCGTGTTTGCGGCCCTGTTGCTGCCCTTTGCTGCCGTCGCGCAGCAGAAGGGGCTGGATATCGACATCATCGGCGGCAATGCCTCCGCGTTGCCGATCACCATCGTGCCGATGCCCTACCAGGGTTCGGCGGCTGCACCGCAGACCGACGTCGCTGGCGTGGTCCGTGCCGACCTGGAGCGTTCGGGCCAGTTCCGCACGCTGCCCGAAGCGCAGATCGTCGAGAAGCCGGTGCGCGGCGGTGACATCCAGTTCGCCACCTGGCGTGCGCTGAAGCAGAACTACATCGTGGTCGGCCGCGTGCTCGACGCCGGTGCTGGCGCCTACCGCGTCGAGTACGAACTGTTCGACGTACCCAAGGGCGAGCGCCTGCTGGGCCTGGCGATGACCGCCCGTGGCAACGCCATGCGCGACGTTGCCCACCAGATGGCCGACGCCATCTACGAGAAGATCACCGGTGTGCGCGGCGCCTTCTGGACCCGCATCGCCTACGTGACCGCCAGCGGCAAGGGCGACGCCATGCGCTATGCGCTGATGGTGGCCGACTCCGACGGCTACAACCCGCAGACCATCGTGCGTTCGGCCGAGCCGCTGCTGTCGCCGTCGTGGAGCCCGGATGGCAGCAAGCTGGCCTACGTCAGCTTCGAGCGTGGCAATTCGGCCATCTACATCCAGAACATCGGCACCGGCGCGCGTGAGCTGGTCACCAGCTTCCGCGGCATCAACAGCGCCCCGGCGTTTTCGCCGGACGGCCGCAAGCTGGCCCTGACCCTGTCGCGTTCGGGCAACCCGGAAATCTACGTGATGGACCTGGGCAGCAAGCAGCTGACCCAGCTGACCAACCACTTCGCCATCGATACCGAGCCGACCTGGGCGCCGGACGGCAGCGCGGTGTACTTCACCTCCGACCGTGGCGGCCGTCCGCAGGTCTACAAGGTCGGCGCAGGCGGCGGCAGCGCCGAGCGCGTGACCTTCCAGGGCAACTACAATGCCAAGCCCTCGGTGTCCTACGACGGCAAGAAGATCGCCGTCGCCCAGGGTTCGGGCAACAGCTACAAGATCGCGATGATGGACAGCTCGCTGGGTTCGCCGCGCTGGAGCACGCTGTCCCCGGGTTCGCTGGATGAATCGCCGAGCTTTGCGCCCAACGCAAGCATGGTGTTGTACGCCGCCCGCGAAGGTGGCCGTGGTGTGTTGTATGCCGTCTCGGCCGATGCGCGGGTCCGCCAGCGCCTGGTCCTGGCCGATGGTGATGTGCGCGAACCGGCATGGTCCCCATACCGTACCCAGCGCTAA
- a CDS encoding response regulator, translated as MLLSKRHVEPCVLLIEDAEETRELSRLALESQACHVVGVSSAEAALGLLAAGERFDLLFTDVNLGPISGIEAANRVRGLYPQLPILVTSGMDQHQVLPQLRDGIHFLPKPYNMSELLDAIRLCFRHADVGVLTGPDAQAA; from the coding sequence ATGTTGTTGTCCAAGCGCCACGTCGAACCCTGCGTCCTTCTGATCGAGGACGCCGAGGAAACCCGCGAGCTGAGCCGTCTTGCGCTGGAAAGCCAGGCCTGCCACGTAGTGGGCGTGAGCTCCGCCGAAGCAGCGCTGGGCCTGCTCGCCGCTGGCGAGCGTTTCGATCTGCTGTTCACCGACGTCAATCTGGGCCCGATCAGCGGCATTGAAGCCGCCAACCGGGTCCGCGGCCTGTATCCCCAGCTGCCGATCCTGGTGACGTCGGGCATGGACCAGCACCAGGTGCTGCCGCAGCTGCGCGATGGCATCCATTTCCTGCCCAAGCCCTACAACATGAGCGAGCTGCTCGATGCCATCCGGCTGTGCTTCCGGCATGCCGATGTGGGCGTGTTGACCGGACCGGACGCACAGGCGGCGTGA
- the tolQ gene encoding protein TolQ, with protein MIATLLALQATVTEALPADVSNAATQTLAQATTGGGINYLELMAKASLPVKIIVLLLLVGSFVSWVIIFRKARVFKQATREADEFENRFWSGADLGKLYSSATDRSRNVGGLEAIFEAGFREYTRLRDKRRLDGRAQLEGAQRAMRTTYTREVDQLERNLELLANIGSTAPYVGLVGTVFGIMVTMHDMISSGAQAGIAAVAPGISEALFATAIGLFVAIPAVWAYNRFTTRVERMSVRFETFAEEFSSILQRQSAGDE; from the coding sequence ATGATCGCAACGCTCCTGGCCCTGCAGGCCACGGTCACCGAGGCACTGCCGGCCGACGTCAGCAACGCCGCGACCCAGACCCTTGCCCAGGCCACCACCGGCGGCGGCATCAACTACCTCGAGCTGATGGCCAAGGCCAGCCTGCCGGTGAAGATCATCGTGCTGCTGCTGCTGGTCGGCTCGTTCGTCAGCTGGGTGATCATTTTCCGCAAGGCCCGCGTGTTCAAGCAGGCCACCCGTGAAGCCGACGAGTTCGAGAACCGCTTCTGGTCCGGTGCCGACCTGGGCAAGCTGTACAGCTCGGCCACCGACCGCAGCCGCAATGTCGGCGGCCTGGAAGCCATCTTCGAAGCCGGTTTCCGCGAATACACCCGCCTGCGCGACAAGCGCCGGCTGGACGGCCGCGCGCAGCTGGAAGGCGCACAGCGTGCCATGCGCACCACCTACACCCGCGAAGTGGACCAGCTCGAGCGCAACCTGGAACTGTTGGCCAACATCGGCTCGACCGCCCCGTACGTGGGCCTGGTCGGCACCGTGTTCGGCATCATGGTGACCATGCACGACATGATCAGCAGCGGCGCACAGGCCGGCATCGCCGCCGTTGCCCCGGGCATCTCCGAAGCGCTGTTCGCCACCGCCATCGGCCTGTTCGTGGCCATCCCGGCAGTGTGGGCCTACAACCGCTTCACCACCCGCGTTGAGCGCATGTCGGTGCGGTTCGAGACCTTTGCCGAAGAGTTCAGCTCCATCCTGCAGCGCCAGAGCGCTGGCGACGAGTAA
- a CDS encoding alpha/beta hydrolase produces MRLIVLSLLLSAITAAPLMAAEPALSAQSAAATPLVIGETFTIASKALGETRRINVYRPQPWGLDPKAPLPVLYMPDGGIGEDFLHVAGLVQVLSGNGSMRPFLLVGIENTERRRDMTGPSKDPQDQKIAPRIGGSAAYRTFLRDELMPQVRQRYPITDERALIGESLAGLFVVETLLQEPSLFNSYIALDPSLWWNRGTMLAGAAKQLPALTHAQPRVFLASSGQPELAKSTAQLATLLEQASPSPLVKYLPLPEETHATIYHPAALQALRTLFPAPPPASP; encoded by the coding sequence ATGCGCCTCATCGTGCTGTCGCTGTTGTTGTCCGCCATCACCGCCGCACCCTTGATGGCGGCCGAACCGGCGCTGTCCGCACAATCAGCTGCCGCAACCCCGCTGGTGATCGGCGAGACCTTCACCATCGCGTCGAAGGCGCTGGGCGAGACCCGCCGCATCAATGTCTACCGCCCGCAGCCGTGGGGCCTGGACCCGAAGGCGCCGCTGCCGGTGCTCTACATGCCCGACGGTGGCATCGGCGAGGATTTCCTGCATGTGGCGGGGCTGGTGCAGGTGCTGAGCGGCAATGGCAGCATGCGTCCGTTCCTGCTGGTCGGCATCGAGAACACCGAGCGCCGCCGCGACATGACCGGCCCCAGCAAGGATCCGCAGGACCAGAAGATCGCGCCGCGCATCGGTGGTTCGGCGGCCTACCGCACGTTCCTGCGCGATGAACTGATGCCGCAGGTACGCCAGCGCTACCCGATCACCGACGAGCGCGCGCTGATCGGCGAATCGTTGGCCGGCCTGTTCGTGGTCGAGACGCTGCTGCAGGAGCCGTCGCTGTTCAACAGCTACATCGCGCTGGACCCCAGCCTGTGGTGGAACCGGGGCACGATGCTGGCCGGTGCCGCCAAGCAGCTGCCGGCGTTGACGCATGCGCAGCCGCGCGTGTTCCTGGCCAGTAGCGGCCAGCCGGAACTGGCCAAATCCACGGCACAGCTGGCTACGCTGCTGGAACAGGCCTCGCCGTCGCCGCTGGTGAAGTACCTTCCGCTGCCGGAAGAAACCCACGCCACGATCTATCATCCGGCCGCGTTGCAGGCGCTGCGCACGCTGTTCCCGGCACCGCCGCCGGCCTCGCCCTGA
- the queE gene encoding 7-carboxy-7-deazaguanine synthase QueE — protein sequence MTAVTPSNAVATPSDIVQSPLPRLKITEIFTSLQGEADTAGWPTVFVRLTGCPLRCQYCDTAYAFHGGTWWDIDDIVAEVLAQGVRHVCVTGGEPLAQKRCLVLLQKLCDAGMDVSLETSGALDVSAVDPRVSRVVDIKTPGSAEVARNRWDNLPLLTARDQIKFVICSREDYDWAKALLAEHELVKRCTVFFSPSKGEITARQLADWIVEDRLPVRFQMQLHKILWNDEPGR from the coding sequence ATGACCGCCGTTACCCCGTCCAACGCCGTCGCCACCCCCAGCGACATCGTGCAGTCGCCGCTGCCGCGCCTGAAGATCACCGAGATCTTTACCTCGCTGCAGGGCGAAGCCGATACCGCCGGCTGGCCGACCGTGTTCGTGCGCCTGACCGGCTGCCCGCTGCGCTGCCAGTACTGCGATACGGCCTACGCTTTCCATGGCGGCACCTGGTGGGACATCGACGACATCGTGGCCGAGGTGCTGGCGCAGGGCGTGCGTCACGTCTGCGTGACCGGCGGCGAGCCGCTGGCGCAGAAGCGCTGCCTGGTGCTGCTGCAGAAGCTGTGCGATGCCGGCATGGACGTCTCGCTGGAGACCTCCGGCGCGCTGGACGTCAGCGCGGTGGACCCGCGCGTATCGCGCGTGGTCGACATCAAGACCCCGGGCTCGGCCGAAGTGGCGCGCAACCGCTGGGACAACCTGCCGCTGCTGACCGCCCGGGACCAGATCAAGTTCGTCATCTGCAGCCGCGAGGATTACGACTGGGCCAAGGCCCTGCTGGCCGAACACGAGCTGGTGAAGCGTTGCACCGTGTTCTTCTCGCCCAGCAAGGGCGAGATCACTGCGCGGCAGCTGGCAGACTGGATCGTCGAAGACCGGCTGCCGGTGCGCTTCCAGATGCAGTTGCATAAAATCCTGTGGAACGACGAGCCGGGCCGATGA
- a CDS encoding DUF2268 domain-containing putative Zn-dependent protease (predicted Zn-dependent protease with a strongly conserved HExxH motif), which yields MRLPFCLIAALLLPCAALAAPSQVVTDDIARFWATYDAVRAEPDAERRVALVQQRYIDPGSPGLHALMQVRNYTAREYAEAMQAWPRFWTSVRPLTANAQQANATLKRDLAAFRALYPALRPATITYAVGVLRTGGTTLGDKVLIGAEMALGDERVDVSELPEKMRERLRIFYDSRPGANNAQNNLHEYVHTQQRETTGSVAQYAVREGVAEYVAERLSGRRPALPLYTYGPAHEVEIRARFVAEMDGEDLDNWLYNSARNAFGVSDVGYYAGYRIAQEYMRQQVDEKVGIARMIELDYTDPAAVRAFIEASGWLQRR from the coding sequence ATGCGCCTGCCCTTCTGCCTCATTGCCGCCCTGCTGCTGCCCTGCGCAGCCCTGGCCGCCCCCTCCCAGGTCGTCACCGACGACATCGCCCGCTTCTGGGCCACCTACGACGCGGTGCGCGCCGAGCCCGATGCCGAGCGCCGGGTGGCGCTGGTCCAGCAGCGCTACATCGATCCAGGCAGCCCCGGCCTGCATGCGCTGATGCAGGTGCGCAACTACACCGCCCGCGAGTACGCCGAGGCCATGCAGGCGTGGCCGCGCTTCTGGACCTCGGTACGCCCGCTCACCGCCAACGCGCAGCAGGCCAATGCCACGCTGAAGCGCGATCTGGCCGCGTTCCGTGCGCTCTACCCTGCCCTGCGCCCGGCCACCATCACCTACGCGGTGGGCGTGCTGCGTACCGGTGGTACCACGCTGGGCGACAAGGTGCTGATCGGCGCGGAGATGGCGCTGGGCGATGAGCGCGTGGACGTGAGCGAGCTGCCGGAGAAGATGCGCGAGCGCCTGCGGATCTTCTACGACAGCCGTCCCGGCGCGAACAACGCGCAGAACAACCTGCACGAGTACGTGCATACGCAGCAGCGCGAGACCACCGGCAGCGTGGCCCAGTACGCGGTACGCGAGGGTGTGGCCGAGTATGTGGCCGAACGGTTGAGCGGGCGTCGGCCGGCATTGCCGCTGTACACCTACGGGCCCGCGCACGAGGTGGAGATCCGCGCGCGTTTCGTCGCTGAAATGGACGGCGAGGATCTGGACAACTGGCTGTACAACAGCGCCCGCAACGCGTTCGGGGTGAGTGATGTGGGGTACTACGCCGGCTATCGCATCGCGCAGGAATATATGCGGCAGCAGGTCGATGAGAAGGTGGGGATCGCGCGGATGATCGAATTGGATTACACAGATCCGGCTGCAGTGCGGGCGTTTATTGAAGCGTCGGGGTGGTTGCAGCGGCGGTAG
- the pal gene encoding peptidoglycan-associated lipoprotein Pal — protein MNKSTRVLLVSLLSVAVLAGCSKKVKEEPAAPVDTGTSTTTPTGPSTSGLYGPGDLDTDACLRQRVVYFDLDKEDVKPEFQAIMACHAKYLRDRPSSRITLQGHTDERGSRAYNQALGERRGNGVNSALQANGGSASQLTVVSYGEERPVCTESNESCWSQNRRVEIVYTAQ, from the coding sequence ATGAACAAGTCCACCCGCGTTCTGCTTGTTTCCCTGCTGTCTGTGGCCGTCCTGGCCGGTTGCTCGAAGAAGGTGAAGGAAGAGCCGGCAGCCCCGGTCGACACCGGCACCTCGACCACCACCCCGACCGGTCCGTCGACCTCCGGCCTGTACGGCCCGGGCGACCTGGACACCGACGCTTGCCTGCGCCAGCGCGTTGTCTACTTCGACCTGGACAAGGAAGACGTGAAGCCGGAATTCCAGGCCATCATGGCTTGCCACGCCAAGTACCTGCGTGACCGTCCGTCCTCGCGCATCACCCTGCAGGGTCACACCGACGAGCGCGGTTCGCGCGCGTACAACCAGGCCCTGGGCGAGCGTCGTGGCAACGGCGTCAACTCGGCCCTGCAGGCCAACGGTGGCTCGGCTTCGCAGCTGACCGTCGTGTCCTACGGTGAAGAGCGTCCGGTCTGCACCGAGTCGAACGAGTCCTGCTGGTCGCAGAACCGTCGCGTCGAAATCGTCTACACCGCGCAGTAA
- the tolR gene encoding protein TolR — protein MSAAIGRRKRRKLKSEINVVPYIDVMLVLLIIFMVTAPLLTLSFDVDLPQSNAKALESKQDPVIVSVRQDGQLSLKLPDAKDPTAVSAEELEGRLAGIAAQDKGVRVIVAADRAVAYEKVIAAMDVIKRAKVDKVGLATDAR, from the coding sequence ATGTCCGCTGCCATCGGTCGCCGCAAGCGCCGCAAGCTGAAATCGGAAATCAACGTCGTTCCCTACATCGACGTCATGCTGGTGCTGCTGATCATCTTCATGGTCACTGCACCGCTGCTCACGCTGAGCTTCGACGTCGACCTGCCGCAGTCCAACGCCAAGGCGCTGGAGAGCAAGCAGGACCCGGTGATCGTCTCGGTACGCCAGGACGGCCAGCTCAGCCTGAAGCTGCCCGACGCCAAGGACCCGACCGCCGTGTCGGCCGAGGAACTGGAAGGCCGCCTGGCCGGCATCGCCGCCCAGGACAAGGGCGTGCGCGTGATCGTCGCCGCCGACCGTGCCGTGGCCTATGAAAAGGTCATCGCCGCGATGGATGTGATCAAGCGCGCCAAGGTAGACAAGGTAGGCCTGGCCACCGATGCACGCTGA
- the ybgC gene encoding tol-pal system-associated acyl-CoA thioesterase, which produces MSVEPRFSWPTRIYWEDTDAGGVVYHARYVAFMERARTEWMRALGYGQERMRIEHGMIFAVRSMQMDFIRPARLDDILQVSARLVQLKKASMVFEQQILRDGELLLSAQVRIAALEAASFRPRGMDEAVLAMLQPHLHPESEL; this is translated from the coding sequence ATGTCGGTTGAGCCGCGATTCAGTTGGCCGACACGCATTTACTGGGAAGATACCGATGCCGGTGGCGTGGTCTACCACGCCCGGTACGTGGCCTTCATGGAACGGGCCCGGACCGAATGGATGCGCGCGCTGGGCTACGGCCAGGAGCGCATGCGCATCGAGCACGGCATGATCTTCGCGGTGCGCTCGATGCAGATGGATTTCATCAGGCCGGCACGGCTGGATGACATCCTGCAGGTGAGCGCCCGCCTGGTCCAGCTGAAGAAGGCCAGCATGGTCTTCGAGCAGCAGATCCTGCGCGACGGCGAACTGCTGCTGTCGGCCCAGGTCCGCATCGCCGCACTGGAAGCGGCCAGTTTCCGCCCGCGTGGCATGGACGAGGCCGTCCTTGCCATGCTGCAACCCCACCTCCACCCCGAATCCGAACTTTGA
- the queC gene encoding 7-cyano-7-deazaguanine synthase QueC, with translation MKKAVVLLSGGMDSAAVIAMAQEQGFAVHALSVRYGQRHTSELDAAARVAKAQGVVAHKTVDVDLRSIGGSALTDDIDVPEAGGAGIPVTYVPARNTIMLSLVLGWAEVLGANDIFCGVNAVDYSGYPDCRPEFVAAFQALANLATKSGVEGAGIKVHAPLQFLSKGQIVSEGVRLGVDFGLTVSCYNADANGAACGHCDACRLRAQGFAEAGVADPTLYA, from the coding sequence ATGAAGAAGGCAGTCGTGCTTCTCTCCGGCGGCATGGATTCAGCCGCCGTCATCGCCATGGCCCAGGAACAGGGCTTCGCCGTGCATGCCCTGAGCGTGCGCTATGGCCAGCGCCACACCTCCGAACTGGACGCCGCCGCCCGCGTGGCCAAGGCCCAGGGCGTGGTCGCGCACAAGACCGTGGACGTGGACCTGCGCAGCATCGGCGGCTCGGCACTGACCGACGACATCGACGTGCCCGAGGCCGGTGGTGCCGGCATCCCGGTCACCTACGTGCCGGCGCGCAACACCATCATGCTGTCGCTGGTCCTGGGCTGGGCCGAAGTGCTCGGCGCCAACGACATCTTCTGCGGCGTCAACGCGGTGGACTACTCCGGCTACCCGGACTGCCGCCCCGAGTTCGTGGCCGCGTTCCAGGCGCTGGCCAACCTGGCCACCAAATCGGGCGTGGAAGGCGCGGGCATCAAGGTGCATGCCCCGCTGCAGTTCCTCAGCAAGGGCCAGATCGTCAGCGAAGGCGTGCGCCTGGGCGTGGACTTCGGCCTGACCGTGTCCTGCTACAACGCCGACGCCAACGGCGCCGCCTGCGGCCATTGCGATGCCTGCCGCCTGCGCGCACAGGGCTTCGCCGAGGCCGGCGTGGCCGACCCCACGCTGTACGCCTGA
- the tolA gene encoding cell envelope integrity protein TolA yields MHADALPPPQQREPGWGLPLALALLVHLLVALVFIVAWFWSPERNTDAAAGDPSVEASLALSASEASAARQALRQSEKLEDLPPPVAEPVPVPEDTIPPPQPIPEPRPQDAPTPQQQQAQERVAQPDTKDQEAVSALAISQEKAKQEQEAKRRQEQIDLTERKRQEEAEQKLRLAKQQEADEKKKQAEQERVAADKAEAEKQKKIAEIRARREQAEKEAKLAEQKLRQVAAARNAAGSAAAGSSGASQPAAGGGGNSDDLTAKYVAAIQAKVRDTWTRPDSVPLGQRCQVTITQIPGGQVLQAKVGANCPYDEAGKRSIEAAVLNAQPLPYRGFESVFNRTLNLTFTAQD; encoded by the coding sequence ATGCACGCTGACGCCCTGCCACCTCCACAGCAGCGCGAACCTGGTTGGGGCCTGCCCCTGGCGCTGGCGTTGCTGGTGCACCTGCTGGTCGCGCTGGTCTTCATCGTGGCCTGGTTCTGGTCACCCGAGCGCAACACCGACGCCGCCGCGGGTGATCCGTCGGTCGAGGCCAGCCTGGCGCTGTCTGCGTCGGAGGCTTCTGCCGCGCGCCAGGCCCTGCGCCAGTCGGAAAAGCTGGAAGACCTGCCGCCGCCGGTGGCCGAGCCGGTCCCGGTGCCGGAAGACACCATCCCGCCGCCGCAGCCGATCCCCGAGCCGCGCCCGCAGGACGCCCCCACGCCGCAGCAGCAACAGGCGCAGGAGCGCGTCGCGCAGCCGGACACCAAGGATCAGGAAGCGGTGAGCGCGCTGGCCATCTCGCAGGAGAAGGCCAAGCAGGAACAGGAAGCCAAGCGCCGCCAGGAGCAGATCGACCTGACCGAACGCAAGCGCCAGGAAGAGGCGGAGCAGAAGCTGCGCCTGGCCAAGCAGCAGGAAGCGGACGAGAAGAAGAAGCAGGCCGAGCAGGAGCGCGTGGCCGCTGACAAGGCCGAGGCCGAGAAGCAGAAGAAGATCGCCGAGATCCGTGCCCGCCGCGAGCAGGCCGAGAAGGAAGCCAAGCTGGCCGAGCAGAAGCTGCGCCAGGTGGCCGCCGCGCGCAATGCCGCCGGCAGTGCCGCTGCCGGTTCCAGCGGTGCCTCCCAACCGGCTGCCGGTGGTGGTGGCAACAGCGACGATCTGACTGCCAAGTACGTTGCGGCGATCCAGGCCAAGGTGCGTGATACCTGGACCCGCCCGGACAGCGTGCCGCTGGGGCAGAGGTGCCAGGTGACCATCACCCAGATCCCGGGTGGACAGGTGCTGCAGGCCAAGGTCGGTGCAAATTGCCCCTATGACGAGGCCGGCAAGCGCTCGATCGAGGCCGCTGTGCTCAACGCCCAGCCGCTGCCGTACCGGGGCTTCGAGTCGGTGTTCAACCGCACGCTCAATCTGACCTTTACCGCTCAGGATTGA
- the ybgF gene encoding tol-pal system protein YbgF — MRIGIKLMLVVAAALVAAAPAHAQRQSLADRVGALEQQMYNNSANQDLLNQINQLRQQVTSLQASIEQLQHDNAQLKQSAQDQYLDLDSRLNRLEGGNAAPALPPVPASAPKAAPAPAKPAAAATSERPPSVHGDAGSLAATGDERTSYNVAFDSLKAGKYDDSAQLFLSFLQLYPNGVYAPNALYWLGESYYATRNFPMAETQFRELLARYPTHDKAAGGLLKVGLSQYGEGKVDQAQQTLETVVAQYPGSDAARTAQDRLQSIRLGKQIR; from the coding sequence ATGCGCATTGGCATCAAACTGATGCTGGTCGTTGCGGCAGCCCTCGTGGCTGCCGCACCGGCGCATGCACAGCGACAGAGCCTGGCTGACCGTGTCGGCGCGCTCGAGCAGCAGATGTACAACAACAGTGCCAACCAGGACCTGTTGAACCAGATCAACCAGCTGCGGCAGCAGGTCACCAGCCTGCAGGCCTCGATCGAGCAGTTGCAGCACGACAACGCCCAGCTCAAGCAGTCCGCCCAGGACCAGTACCTGGATCTGGACAGCCGCCTGAACCGGTTGGAAGGGGGCAATGCCGCCCCAGCCCTGCCGCCCGTTCCGGCGAGCGCGCCGAAGGCCGCACCGGCCCCGGCAAAACCCGCAGCGGCGGCCACTTCCGAGCGGCCGCCTTCGGTCCATGGTGATGCCGGCAGCCTTGCCGCCACCGGCGACGAGCGCACCTCCTACAACGTTGCCTTCGATTCGCTGAAGGCCGGCAAGTACGATGATTCGGCGCAGCTGTTCCTGAGCTTCCTGCAGCTGTATCCGAACGGCGTCTACGCGCCGAACGCGCTGTACTGGCTGGGCGAGAGCTACTACGCCACCCGCAATTTCCCGATGGCCGAGACCCAGTTCCGTGAACTGCTCGCGCGCTATCCGACCCACGACAAGGCCGCTGGCGGCCTGCTCAAGGTTGGCCTCTCGCAGTATGGCGAGGGCAAGGTCGACCAGGCCCAGCAGACGCTGGAGACCGTCGTGGCGCAGTACCCGGGCTCGGACGCCGCGCGCACCGCCCAGGACCGGCTGCAGTCCATCCGCCTGGGCAAGCAGATCCGCTGA